The Streptomyces sp. NBC_00510 genomic interval CCGGCCAGCCGGTCGGCCTGCTCGGCGGTCAGCCCGGCTCCGCCTTCGGCCGTGGGCCGGGTGAGCCGCTCGGCCAGGAGGCTGGCGATCCGCTTGGTGCGGGTGGCACGGTCGGCTGTGGGCACGCCTTGGGCGAAGTGGATGCGGGTGGCGCGCTTCCACGCCTGGGAGGAGACGCGGGCGCGGCGGGCTCCGCCGTAGACGGCCTGCTTGGGGGTGCCCGAGTCGTCGCGGTTGATGTTGGACGGGGGGACGCTCTGGAGGATGTGGACCTCGACGAAGAGGGTGGGCTGGTCCATGAGCGGACTCCTTTGGTGTGGTCGTGCGCCGCGCCTTGGGGCAGCGCCGAGGGGAAAACACGGTGTCTGGTGCCGGGTGCGGGGCACGGCGGGCTGGTACGAGGCGCCGGTGAGGTGGCGGGGGACGCGTCACCGGGGGCAGGGCGCGTGCGGTGATCCCGTGTGCGCGCAGGACGGATGCAGGGGCGGGGTGCCGGTGCTGCGTGGGGGCGTGTTGCCGGTGGCCGCAGGGGCCGGGCTCCCCGTGTCAGCCCTGGCCGGTGGGTGCGCCAATGCGGAAGTCGCGGTCCCAGCGGCTGCGGATGCGTGCCTGCTGTTCGGGGTGCCGTGCGTCGTCCCAGCGCAGCAGGTCGTCGCGGAGCCGGGTGTAGTCCAGGCCGATGGCCGCCCCCCTCAGCAACGGGACCAGTCCCCGCAGATGCCAGCAGAGCTCCTCGCCGTCCGCGGAGGTCAGCAGCTGGCCTACGCGCCGTGTCATGGCCTCCTCCCCCGCCTTGTCGGCGCCGACCAGGTGCAGCAACCGTCGGCAGGCGGCCCCGGGACTGGTGCCCGCGGCATGCATCGGCTCGCGCCGGGCCTGCTGGTGCAGGCCGAACAGGGTGAGCACCGCGTGCTCAGCCGCAAGGCCCCGGCCCAAGAAGCCGGCTTCCTGGGCAGCCGGGCTGACCCGGGCCCGGTGGAAGGGCCACATCGCGGGCACCGTGCCCGCCTCACGGCCCAGGCCGGAGCGCAGTGCCGCCAGTTCCGCACCGGTTTCGGCGCGCTGCGGGTCGAAGGTGACCCAGTACGGGGAGCCTTCGCCGTCGGGGATGGCCGTGGCGGGACCGCCGTTGGGACTGCTGGTCTGGGTGCCGGCGCGGTCGGTGTACTGCAGGCCCCAGGCGCGGATGGTCCTGCCGTGCCCGGTTCCCAGCCAGGACCGCAGGTCGTGCAGGAGCCGGGTGTAGTCCAGGCCGATGCCCGCATCGCGGAGCAGGGGGACCAGTCCGCGCAAGTGCCAGAGGAGTTCGTCGAGGTCCTGGGCGGTCGCGGCGGCGGTCACGCGCCGGTCCAGGGCCTTGCCCGACATGGCCCCGGTGCGGTGCAGCCTGCGGCAGGCCGTGCCGAGGCCTGCTCCGGCCTGGTGCACCGATGGCCTGGACGGTGGCTGGTGAAAACCGAACAGGGTCAGCGTGGCGTGCTCGGCCGCGTAGGCGGCCGGCACCGGTTCGCCGGGCCGGGCAATGTCCGGCAACGGCGTCCGGTGCAGGGGCCTCATGGCCGGCACGCTGCCGGGCTCGCGGCCCAGACCGTCGCGCAGTGCGCGCAGGTCCCGTGCGGCATACGGCGTGCCGGGGGCGTAGGTCTCCCAGAAGTGGGGGCGGCGCGGGGCGCGGACGCTGGTGGTCATGCGACGGCCTCCTCGTTCGCCGAGCGTGCCTCGGCGGCCCGCCACAAAATCTCCCCGAGCGCCTTGTGGAAGCGCCCCTCAGCGCTGCCGCTGCGGAAGACGACCTCTTTGCCGTTCACTTTGATCTTCCGTCCGATCACGGCCCGGGGCGGAGCGGCGGCCAGCAACGCGCGCGCCTGATCAACCGCGGTCAGGCGCAGGGCCTGTTCCCAGGCTTCCTGCCCGCGCTCGACCAGCTCGCCGTCGTCACCGGCGGTGCGCAGGCCGGCCAGCACGCGGCGCATGCTGCGGTCCACCGAGTGCAGGAACCGCGCCGAGGCGGCTTCCCCCTTGTCCCGCGGCAGTGGGTCACCGCCGGCGGCCCGCCGCAGGTCGGCGTGGAGACGGTCCAAGGCCCGGGCGACCTGGTCGGCTTGCTCGACACATTCCAAGATCGCCTGCCGTAGCAGGGCATCCTCACCGACCAGCGCGGTCACCGGCAGCGGGATCCCGTCGGCGATGGCGTTCTCGACCACCGCGCTTTGATTGCCGTACTCCAGGCCGCAGATCTCCACGCCCAGCGGGTAGCCGGCCGGCAGCCGGTCCTCCGCACGCAGCTCGCCGATCTGACGCAGGAGCACCGAGGTGTAGGGCCCGTCGGAATCGGTCGGCATGGTCAGCGCCAGCAGGGCGCCAAGGCCCCGCCAGGCCGCCCGCCCGGAGATGTGGCGCCGCGGCCGCAGCGGCGGCTGGCCCGCTTTGGGCTTGGCCGCGTGATTCCACGCGGTGTGCGGATCGATCTGCGGGGTGGAGGTCAGCCGGTCGCCCGCGCAGACCACCACCTGCCGCACCCGCAGCCCGTCGTGTGTCTCGCACGGGATCAGCCGGATCCGCCGGGACTGGAACGTCAGCAGGTCCAGCAGATCGCGGGCCGAACGCGCGGACCACTCAGGGCCGGCCGGGTCCTTCTCCCCCGCGGTGTGCGGGCGCTCCGGCCACGCCCACTGGGGACGGTCGGCCGGGTCGAGACCGTCGGCCAGGACCGGGGTGTTCAGCAGCAGCGTCTCGTACAGCGTCCGCCCGGTCGGCACGATGACACCGAGCTGACCGAGCGGGCCGGTCGGATTACCCGTGGTCTTGTTGCCCTTCGCCGCCTGCGGGTCACCGACCGCGCCGGTCTTGATCGCGGCGGTGTCCCAGCACTGCGCATGCAGGAGCCACAACGCTGCCTGAGCAGGCGTCAGGTCCAAGTCGTCGGCCTCGGTAACCGCGCTGAACAGCGGCACGTTATTGCCCGTCGCGATCGAGGGGACCAGCAGCGTGGACGGCTTCGTCTCCCCGGTCAGCGCGGTCAGCCCGCCGGCCTGCGCGAAAGGCCGCACCGGATCGAAAAGCCGGAACCGGCCGCCATAGCCGGACGGACCGAGATAGCGGACCAGTTGCTCGGCCTCGTCCTCGGTAAACCGCCCCCGCTCGAACCGCTCCTGCCACTCCCCCACCGTGCGAGGCGCGCCCAGCACGTCCAGCACGACCGGCAGCAGCAACTGCCGCAGCAGCGCGGGCAGCATCGTCGGCACGGGCACATCCAGCCGTCGCACCGAGTGCGAGGCCGTCAACGCCTCCAACACCCCGACATCGCTTACTGCGCCGTCCGTGCGGACCACCGGCAGCCATCTGCCGCGAACAAGATCATCTTCAGGTCCCATGGAAGCCCCCCTCCCTGGATGAGACGCGTCTCCCCAGACGCATCTGCCGTTGATCATGTCGCCCGATTTATAAGGAAATTGACGTCATATCATCAACGGCAGGCAGACTTTCATGAAGTTGCAGTGCTGGTCAAGCTCTACGGATCGATGGCACTCAACCGAGGCGCCCTTCGGTACCCCGGTACGCTCTACACACGGGCGGCGCCCCGCCCTCCCCGCCCCTGCGGGGGTGTTCCCTTGCAGTGCTGAGAGCCGTCCCCGCCCCCGCGGGGGTCCCCCGGTCTCAGGGCACGGGCGCCGCCCTTCAGCCGACGCACTGCACCACCAGGCCCGCCACCTCGTCGTAGGACACGCGGTCACCGCCGAGCACCGCGGTCCCCTCCTCGAGCACCAGAGCACGCGCGTACCGCAGCCACGGGTGTCCCGACCATCCGGGCAGCGCCGACAACTCCTTCACGGCCGCTTCGGTGAGCCGGGCCGGCAGGCGGACCGTGCCGCCCAATGCGCGCTCGACCACCGCGTCGTCCAGGGCCTCGCCATGGGGTCCCAGCCGGGTACCGTCCAGTGCGGCGTAGCCGGCCGGATCCCGGCGGACGATCACGACCTCGACCGACGATTCCCCGTCCCGCACCACAGCGTCGAGTTCTTCCTCCGTGTGTGCACGGTTGCTGCCGTAGTGCAGCCCCTGCAACGTCGGCGCGGCCCATTCGCGGGGCCGGGTCAGCAGGAAGGCTTCGGCGTTCCTCGCCCGCTCTGCCTCCCTCGCCCACCAGACCTCGCGGGCCTTCTCCTCACCCCACTCCTGCGGGCACACCACGGGCTCCCCATAGGCCCGCGCCACCAGACCGGGAACATCTTCGGGAATGCTCCAGCCTCGGCCGGCGGACCCGCCGGATTCCTCCTGCGCCCCGGTGGCCAGGAGCGGGCCGGCCGCCTCGGACACCAGGGCCGCGGCCCGCAGCAGCGGCCACTCGCCATAGATCGCCTGGGAGGCCGGCAGGAACTGCGGACGGCCAGAGGGACCGGCTGTCACGCCGGTCACCAGCACCCGGGGCACCGCCAGCCCCTTGGGACGATAGGTTCCCTTGTGCCGGTGCAGGCGGCCGATGCGCTGGAGCAGCAGGTCGGCCGGGGCCAGGTCCGTGATCAAGATGTCCGCGTCGACGTCGAACGATTGCTCGGCGAGCTGGGTGGCGACGACCACCATCCGCGGCGGCCGTGCGCCGCCGGCCTTCGAGCCCAACTGATGCAGGCACTTCTCCGTGCGATGCGCCCGATGGCCCGCGCACAGCCGTCCGTGCAACAACATCAGCTCACCGTCGAAACCGTCCCGCTGCAGGGCAGCGTGAATCTGCTGGGCACGATCCACCTGATTGACCACGACCAACGCCACGCCACCCTCGGCGACCGCCGCCCGCGCAGCCGCAGCAACCGCATCCCCGCCCACCTGGGCATCCGGGAGCCACTCGATCCGCGTCGGCACCGACTCCCGCCAGGACCCCACGACACTCCTCGAGCTCTCCACCTCAGGACACCCGGCCACCGCATACGCCGAGGTGACACACGGATAACCCGCCGGCTCCGGCACCGGCTGCGACACATCCGCCCGCCCCAGAACACCCGAAAGGTAAGCGTCCACGAACGCCTGCCGCTGCGCCGGAGGCAAGGTCGCCGACAACAGCACCACCGGCACCCCCGCCTGCCCAAGCCACCGCAACGCCTCCAGCAGGAACTGCCGCATATAGACATCGGCCGCGTGCACCTCGTCCACCACCACGACCTTGCCCGCCAAGCCGGCGAACCGCAGCATCACATGCCGCGTACGCGTCGCCGCATACAGCAGATGGTCAACGGTCCCGACCGCAAACGCCGTCAGCAGGCCACGCTTGTTCCCCAGGAACCACTGGGCCGGCCCATGACGCTCAGCCTCCTGCGGCGCAGCGCCCGGCATGCCGAACTCGTCGTCCTCGTCGATCGCCCCGTAGGCCTCCCACGGGTCGCCCCCGTCCGCAGTCGGTGCTGCCTCCCACATCTCGCGCCACCGCCGGTTGAAGCGCCGCTTCCCGTGCAGCAACGCCACCTGCGCCTCAAGCTGCGGATCGAACGTCCGGACCCAGTCCAGCACCTGCGCGTACATCGGATCGCTTGTCGCCTGGGTCGGCATCGCCACGAACACGCCGTCGAGACCGAAGCGAGCCGCCAGCACCTCCGCCGCAGCCAAGGCGGCCTTCGTCTTGCCCTCGCCCATCGGAGCCTCCGCCACCAGCAGCCCGGGCGCGGGCATCGACCACGCCCGCTCCACCAGCTCTACCTGCGACGCCCGCGGCTGCACTCCTAGACGTTCGGCGAGTGGCGCCATCGGGGACTCGGGATACGGCAGTGGTCCCCAGCCGCCGCGCAGCCCCAAGCGCTGCCAGGCCGTCTCCGCCCGTGCCGTCGCTCCGGCCGGGGATATCTCCTCGGCGTTGGCCAAACCTGGGAAGCACGAGTGGTCGCTGGCAATCCAGTCGGCCATCACGATCAGGCCCGACAGCGCCATTTGCTCGGCCTTCCGCAGTGGGGCCCCCGGACGCGCCGCGGCCAGGTCCTCGAATCCCACCGCGCGGGTGAACACCTCGACGACCGCACGTTGAGCCTCTGACCAGGCATGTCCCACTCCCCGGAATTCGGGGTGCGGCGGCGTCAGGCTCCCGGCCGGGGAAACTTCCCGTGGTGGCCGGCCACCAGCGGCCACACCCACCCAGCCGCCTCCACACCCCAGACCTGACGCAACCACGGCGCGAGGATCGCCCCGCCCGCGACATCATGGCGCCACTTCTTCGCCTTCGGCAGCCGACGCCACGTCAGACCCGCAGCAACCACAGGTGCCGCCTCTGCCCCATCCAGGGCCTGGAACGCCGGGCATGCCTTGCCGCAGTCGTGGATCCCGCACACCCACATGAACCAGGAACGCCCCTGCCCCCTGGCGATTTCGTCCAGGCGACGGCGCAGCGACTCCGCCAGGTACCGGTCCCACATCACCCCGGCCACTGCGGCAGTGTCCAAAAGGTGGCCAAGCAGCAGATGCGTCTTCCCGCCGTTACGCGCGGCAGACTTGCCCCACAGTGTAGACAGCCGCACCACCGCCGCATCAGACAGACCCATCGACCGCATCAGCGCGATCAGCGACCGCTCGTCATCCACGAAACCAAGCCCCCAGCGATCGCACCCTGCAGATGCGCTGCACCCTAGACGGCACCACTGACAACGGCCCGGAGTGAGGGCAACACACGTTATGCAAGTAAAGAAAAACAGCCCCCTTGCTAGCATCGACGCAGGTCATGAAGTGTCGTCCCCGCCTACGCGGGGGGTGGTTGCATCGGGTCGTCGCCGCAGTAGCGGGCCAGGCGTCGTCCCCGCCTACGCGGGGGGTGGTTGGTCGACTCGGTCACCGATGTGCGCGAGGTGTTGTCGTCCCCGCCTACGCGGGGGGTGGTTGTACCGGCAGGGCTACATCGACGCGCTGGCCCAGTCGTCCCCGCCTACGCGGGGGGTGGTTCCTGCCGGGACCGTTCGCGCACTCCGAGCGCGAGTCGTCCCCGCCTACGCGGGGGGTGGTTCTGCAGGTCGATCGTGATCTCGGGGCGGAGGTCGTCGTCCCCGCCTACGCGGGGGGTGGTTTCACCTCGGCCATGGCCTTGGCGATCTCGTTGTGTCGTCCCCGCCTACGCGGGGGGTGGTTGCGGGTTGCGCGCATGGCCCGGTCCGTTTTCAGGTCGTCCCCGCCCACGCAGGAGTGGTTCGGAGCCGCCGGGGTCCGGCGACTCATCGAGCGAGTCGTCCCCGCCTACGCGGGGGTGGTTCCCTGGCCGTGCAGGGCGACCCGCTCGCCGAATGGTCGTCCCTGCGTACGCGGGGGTGGTTCGTCCATCATGTTGTCGAACACGATCACCTGCGGGTCGTCCCCCGCCTACGCGGGGGTGGTTCGTACACCCAGATCGTCCGGCCGCCCTTGACCCGGTCGTCCCCGCCTACGCGGGGGTGGTTCCTGGTCCCACATGTCATACGGGCCGCTGTCGTAGTCGTCCCCGCCCACGCGGGGGTGGTTCCTGCTGGCGCTGCGGGATCATGCTCAGCACTCCGTCGTCCCCGCCTACGCGGGGGGTGGTCCGAAGGTGACCGGCGCGAGCGGGGTGGCGTTCGGGTTCTCCCCGCCAGCGTGGGGGTGATCCGTGCGCGCCATCGTCATGCGACAGTGCGGCGGTGTTCTCCCCGCCGACGCGGGGGTGATCCGAACCCGGGGGAAACATCGAGGGTCGCGGCCAGGTCCTCCCCGCCGACGCGGGGGTGATCCGGCCGAGGAGTACAAGGCTGCGGGTACCACGTGTCCTCCCCGCCGACGCGGGGGTGATCCGTGGCCCTACGGCCTGGCCAGGAACGTCCGTTTGTCCTCCCCGCCAACGCGGGGGTGATCCGGTCATGCAAGGCACGGGCGGCAACGACGGCAGGTCCCTCCCCGCCGACGCGGGGGTAATCCGACTGCGGATGGCGCTGGTGGCCCCAGCGCGGTGGTTCTCCCCGCCGACGCGGGGGTGATCCGTACGCGGCGGGCCTGATCGCCACGTACCTGATGTCCTCC includes:
- the casB gene encoding type I-E CRISPR-associated protein Cse2/CasB, with the translated sequence MTTSVRAPRRPHFWETYAPGTPYAARDLRALRDGLGREPGSVPAMRPLHRTPLPDIARPGEPVPAAYAAEHATLTLFGFHQPPSRPSVHQAGAGLGTACRRLHRTGAMSGKALDRRVTAAATAQDLDELLWHLRGLVPLLRDAGIGLDYTRLLHDLRSWLGTGHGRTIRAWGLQYTDRAGTQTSSPNGGPATAIPDGEGSPYWVTFDPQRAETGAELAALRSGLGREAGTVPAMWPFHRARVSPAAQEAGFLGRGLAAEHAVLTLFGLHQQARREPMHAAGTSPGAACRRLLHLVGADKAGEEAMTRRVGQLLTSADGEELCWHLRGLVPLLRGAAIGLDYTRLRDDLLRWDDARHPEQQARIRSRWDRDFRIGAPTGQG
- the casA gene encoding type I-E CRISPR-associated protein Cse1/CasA is translated as MGPEDDLVRGRWLPVVRTDGAVSDVGVLEALTASHSVRRLDVPVPTMLPALLRQLLLPVVLDVLGAPRTVGEWQERFERGRFTEDEAEQLVRYLGPSGYGGRFRLFDPVRPFAQAGGLTALTGETKPSTLLVPSIATGNNVPLFSAVTEADDLDLTPAQAALWLLHAQCWDTAAIKTGAVGDPQAAKGNKTTGNPTGPLGQLGVIVPTGRTLYETLLLNTPVLADGLDPADRPQWAWPERPHTAGEKDPAGPEWSARSARDLLDLLTFQSRRIRLIPCETHDGLRVRQVVVCAGDRLTSTPQIDPHTAWNHAAKPKAGQPPLRPRRHISGRAAWRGLGALLALTMPTDSDGPYTSVLLRQIGELRAEDRLPAGYPLGVEICGLEYGNQSAVVENAIADGIPLPVTALVGEDALLRQAILECVEQADQVARALDRLHADLRRAAGGDPLPRDKGEAASARFLHSVDRSMRRVLAGLRTAGDDGELVERGQEAWEQALRLTAVDQARALLAAAPPRAVIGRKIKVNGKEVVFRSGSAEGRFHKALGEILWRAAEARSANEEAVA
- a CDS encoding CRISPR-associated endonuclease Cas3'': MDDERSLIALMRSMGLSDAAVVRLSTLWGKSAARNGGKTHLLLGHLLDTAAVAGVMWDRYLAESLRRRLDEIARGQGRSWFMWVCGIHDCGKACPAFQALDGAEAAPVVAAGLTWRRLPKAKKWRHDVAGGAILAPWLRQVWGVEAAGWVWPLVAGHHGKFPRPGA
- the cas3 gene encoding CRISPR-associated helicase Cas3' — encoded protein: MFTRAVGFEDLAAARPGAPLRKAEQMALSGLIVMADWIASDHSCFPGLANAEEISPAGATARAETAWQRLGLRGGWGPLPYPESPMAPLAERLGVQPRASQVELVERAWSMPAPGLLVAEAPMGEGKTKAALAAAEVLAARFGLDGVFVAMPTQATSDPMYAQVLDWVRTFDPQLEAQVALLHGKRRFNRRWREMWEAAPTADGGDPWEAYGAIDEDDEFGMPGAAPQEAERHGPAQWFLGNKRGLLTAFAVGTVDHLLYAATRTRHVMLRFAGLAGKVVVVDEVHAADVYMRQFLLEALRWLGQAGVPVVLLSATLPPAQRQAFVDAYLSGVLGRADVSQPVPEPAGYPCVTSAYAVAGCPEVESSRSVVGSWRESVPTRIEWLPDAQVGGDAVAAAARAAVAEGGVALVVVNQVDRAQQIHAALQRDGFDGELMLLHGRLCAGHRAHRTEKCLHQLGSKAGGARPPRMVVVATQLAEQSFDVDADILITDLAPADLLLQRIGRLHRHKGTYRPKGLAVPRVLVTGVTAGPSGRPQFLPASQAIYGEWPLLRAAALVSEAAGPLLATGAQEESGGSAGRGWSIPEDVPGLVARAYGEPVVCPQEWGEEKAREVWWAREAERARNAEAFLLTRPREWAAPTLQGLHYGSNRAHTEEELDAVVRDGESSVEVVIVRRDPAGYAALDGTRLGPHGEALDDAVVERALGGTVRLPARLTEAAVKELSALPGWSGHPWLRYARALVLEEGTAVLGGDRVSYDEVAGLVVQCVG